The following are from one region of the Alphaproteobacteria bacterium genome:
- a CDS encoding EAL domain-containing response regulator, with protein MTSSPLRSVLASRRALICLVIDDDAFVRMATSRALQRLHVGTVLEAANGAEAMEILRASGRDVDLIVCDLEMPRVDGIQTMEFLAKLKTSAGIVIQSSRQEQALHAASEFAQANSLNVMGALAKPVSGNALEGIIVRILEASTETAVKVRPIVDISVAELQTAIRERQFIAHYQPKVTVSDGRPTGMEALVRWNHPDLGLVGPDSFIPVAEREGLIDDVTKQVIAMALREAASLIHDGLINSVSINLSTASLKDRTFTEYIINAIRRWSLRPENVVLEITESAMIEDLQSALHILTRLHLNGIKLSIDDFGTGFSSMHQLLRFPFGELKIDRMFVFEAHDNPVQRAILEATIGLADRLNLVTVAEGAETEQDWKLLTELRPTEVQGYFIQRPAPIDRVRAWIESAS; from the coding sequence TTGACATCTTCGCCCTTGCGTTCCGTACTGGCGTCACGTCGCGCGTTGATCTGCCTGGTCATCGACGACGATGCTTTCGTCCGCATGGCGACGTCCAGGGCGCTGCAGCGTCTGCATGTCGGAACGGTCCTGGAAGCCGCGAACGGCGCCGAGGCGATGGAGATTCTGCGGGCCTCCGGACGGGATGTCGATCTCATCGTCTGCGATCTTGAGATGCCGCGGGTGGACGGCATTCAGACGATGGAGTTCCTGGCGAAACTGAAAACCAGCGCCGGTATTGTCATTCAGAGTTCCCGTCAGGAACAGGCGCTTCATGCGGCTTCGGAATTCGCACAGGCCAATTCGCTGAACGTCATGGGCGCGCTGGCCAAACCGGTCAGCGGCAATGCGCTGGAAGGCATCATTGTCCGGATACTGGAAGCTTCAACCGAAACGGCAGTCAAGGTTCGGCCCATTGTCGATATATCGGTCGCCGAATTGCAAACGGCAATTCGTGAACGGCAATTCATCGCCCACTACCAGCCCAAGGTGACTGTCTCCGATGGCCGGCCGACCGGAATGGAGGCGCTGGTCCGCTGGAATCACCCGGATCTGGGGCTTGTCGGGCCGGATTCCTTTATTCCTGTCGCAGAGCGCGAGGGCCTGATTGATGATGTGACAAAACAGGTTATCGCGATGGCGCTTCGGGAAGCGGCATCGCTGATACATGATGGCCTGATCAATTCCGTATCAATCAATCTTTCCACGGCGTCGCTGAAAGACCGGACATTCACCGAGTACATTATCAATGCGATACGCCGGTGGAGCCTGCGGCCTGAAAATGTCGTACTTGAAATTACTGAAAGCGCCATGATCGAGGATCTGCAGTCGGCGCTTCACATCCTGACGCGACTCCATCTGAACGGAATCAAGCTCTCAATCGACGATTTCGGGACGGGGTTTTCGAGCATGCACCAATTGCTGAGGTTTCCATTCGGCGAGTTGAAGATCGACCGTATGTTCGTTTTTGAGGCGCATGACAATCCGGTGCAGCGCGCAATCCTGGAAGCGACAATCGGACTGGCGGACCGGCTGAACCTTGTCACTGTCGCGGAAGGCGCGGAGACGGAACAGGACTGGAAACTGCTGACGGAATTGCGGCCGACGGAGGTTCAGGGGTATTTCATCCAGCGTCCGGCCCCTATAGACAGGGTCCGCGCCTGGATCGAGTCGGCATCGTGA
- a CDS encoding MHYT domain-containing protein has protein sequence MPTLIFSNVEGLAVQYSATLVVLSFAIAWFASFTALDIGGRINATGGAAKAGWLASSGLAMGGGIFSMHFIGMLAATLDVPLNYSPALTALSLICAVGFTGAGFYLVSRAPKKLSTICIAGLPTGLGVAVMHYTGMAAMELSATITYDPVLFCASIVIAVVAATAALWLAFNLEVVWHKAIAAVVMAIAVCGMHYTAMAAANFVPNESLPTPDAGLSPQLLAITVAIGAAVIIGVSLISTVVDRRFTEMEARESEAIQENRDRFHAISSAAPMSIILSTTDGRRVVYGNEHSHELLGSPGEEGRQWGGIREFFIEPDARDTFFDRIQLEGGIENFETRIRRHDGVSIWAMISAKRMKYQGTDMIVSGIYDITDRKEAESQLQGSEEKLRESNTALERALRNSENHARELEAALRRVRETDQATRAKSAFLAMMSHEIRTPMNGIVGLLELLSETDLSGHQKETIQTVRQSAFSLLRIIDDVLDFSKIEAGKLDIEDTVFDPARLIESVGEIHAPNGWKKGLAVVLDCAPNMPECVIGDAARIRQVLNNLVGNAVKFTESGRILIRAECTSKIMSRATIKVTVVDTGIGIESVDKATLFEPFSQAGIATTRRFGGTGLGLTISKQLVELMGGEVGYSSEFGKGSAFWFTLQLEIASTAVQTQPRFPKIDGVTAIVAMADEEGAAVTGRYLAACGIPMLSARNADAAANLTRRARKDATRDVIIMEREFLGTDVATGLKEFEARLAEPATRLVIAVRDPSGMSLFPEHGNRSVVAIPQPIKAKALVDALLVAVGRASPVSKAVSEDGNSLQSAVEPPTRDEALAAGKLILVAEDHPTNRLVIERQLNRLGYACDVVEDGKLALDRLATGEYGLLMTDCHMPNMDGFELTEHVRNGHAGIDPELTVIAITANALLGEADRCLAAGMNDYLSKPVSLKVLNDTLRRWMPLAHDEERVQPEAADPIFIDTSILAELVGDDDEAINALLASFLENMTGNYEELLTSREGDRDVLDRAVHRFAGAARTAGAVPLSRLLDNLRDVLTGGVDADVDNVLAQVADVVEKTRANIISRAGPAH, from the coding sequence ATGCCGACTCTGATTTTTTCGAATGTTGAAGGTCTGGCCGTCCAATACAGCGCTACGCTTGTCGTGCTGTCTTTCGCAATTGCCTGGTTCGCGTCGTTTACCGCGCTGGATATCGGCGGGCGCATAAACGCGACCGGCGGCGCCGCGAAGGCGGGCTGGCTTGCCAGCAGCGGGCTTGCGATGGGCGGCGGCATCTTTTCGATGCATTTTATCGGCATGCTGGCGGCAACACTTGATGTTCCGCTGAACTACTCACCAGCGCTGACTGCGTTGTCATTGATTTGCGCTGTCGGGTTTACCGGGGCGGGGTTCTATCTGGTCAGTCGGGCGCCGAAGAAACTGTCGACGATTTGTATTGCAGGTCTGCCCACCGGGCTCGGGGTCGCCGTCATGCACTATACAGGCATGGCGGCCATGGAACTCAGTGCGACGATTACATACGATCCTGTCTTGTTCTGTGCGTCTATCGTCATTGCTGTCGTCGCTGCGACGGCGGCACTCTGGCTCGCGTTTAATCTGGAAGTGGTGTGGCACAAGGCGATTGCCGCCGTGGTTATGGCCATCGCCGTGTGCGGCATGCATTACACGGCGATGGCGGCGGCAAATTTTGTACCAAATGAGTCGCTGCCGACACCTGACGCCGGGTTGTCGCCGCAACTGCTTGCCATAACTGTTGCGATCGGAGCCGCTGTAATTATCGGCGTATCGTTGATTTCCACGGTCGTCGACCGCCGGTTCACGGAAATGGAAGCGCGCGAATCCGAAGCGATCCAGGAGAACCGGGACCGGTTCCATGCGATCAGCTCCGCTGCTCCCATGTCGATTATTCTGTCGACGACGGATGGACGCAGGGTGGTGTACGGGAACGAGCATTCTCACGAATTGCTGGGATCTCCCGGCGAAGAAGGGCGGCAATGGGGTGGCATCCGCGAATTTTTCATAGAGCCGGACGCCCGGGATACGTTTTTCGACAGGATCCAGCTGGAAGGCGGTATCGAAAATTTCGAAACCCGCATACGCCGGCATGATGGCGTCAGTATCTGGGCGATGATTTCCGCGAAACGAATGAAATACCAGGGCACCGACATGATCGTGTCCGGCATTTATGACATTACGGATCGCAAGGAAGCGGAGTCACAGTTGCAGGGCAGCGAAGAAAAGCTGCGGGAAAGCAACACCGCGCTGGAGCGGGCCCTGCGGAACTCCGAAAACCATGCGCGGGAACTGGAGGCAGCCCTTCGCCGTGTCCGGGAAACCGATCAGGCGACACGCGCCAAGTCAGCCTTCCTCGCCATGATGAGCCACGAAATACGGACACCCATGAACGGCATTGTCGGCCTGCTTGAACTGCTGTCGGAGACCGATTTGTCCGGTCATCAGAAGGAGACGATTCAGACGGTCCGCCAGTCCGCCTTTTCGCTTCTGCGGATCATCGACGATGTGCTGGATTTCTCCAAAATCGAGGCGGGTAAACTCGACATAGAGGATACAGTTTTCGATCCTGCCCGACTGATAGAAAGTGTTGGCGAAATTCATGCGCCTAATGGCTGGAAAAAGGGCCTTGCGGTGGTGCTGGATTGTGCCCCGAACATGCCGGAGTGCGTGATTGGCGACGCGGCGCGGATACGCCAGGTGCTCAACAATCTGGTGGGTAACGCGGTGAAGTTCACGGAGTCCGGGCGTATCCTTATCCGCGCGGAATGTACGTCGAAGATCATGTCCCGCGCGACCATCAAGGTTACCGTCGTTGATACGGGGATTGGAATCGAGTCAGTGGACAAGGCGACTCTGTTCGAGCCGTTTTCGCAGGCTGGCATCGCCACGACGCGTCGGTTTGGCGGGACAGGTCTAGGGCTTACGATCAGCAAGCAACTCGTCGAACTCATGGGGGGCGAGGTCGGATATTCAAGCGAGTTCGGCAAAGGTTCCGCATTCTGGTTTACCCTGCAGCTCGAGATTGCTTCGACTGCGGTGCAGACTCAGCCCAGATTCCCGAAGATAGACGGGGTTACGGCGATTGTGGCGATGGCGGATGAAGAAGGCGCTGCGGTCACCGGCAGGTACCTGGCGGCATGCGGGATTCCCATGCTATCCGCCAGGAATGCCGATGCCGCGGCAAACCTGACCAGGCGCGCGCGCAAGGATGCGACGCGCGACGTCATCATCATGGAACGCGAGTTCCTTGGAACCGATGTCGCCACGGGATTGAAGGAGTTTGAGGCCCGGCTCGCGGAGCCGGCGACGCGCCTCGTTATCGCTGTCCGCGATCCTTCCGGCATGAGCCTGTTCCCGGAACATGGCAATCGGAGCGTCGTCGCCATTCCGCAACCGATCAAGGCAAAGGCTCTGGTGGATGCGCTTCTGGTCGCCGTGGGGCGGGCATCTCCCGTCAGCAAGGCGGTTTCCGAGGATGGGAACAGCCTGCAATCCGCCGTAGAACCGCCAACGCGCGACGAAGCCCTTGCTGCGGGGAAACTGATTCTGGTGGCCGAAGATCACCCGACAAACCGGCTTGTCATTGAGCGGCAGTTAAACCGGCTGGGTTACGCCTGCGACGTTGTCGAGGACGGGAAACTGGCGTTGGATCGACTCGCCACCGGTGAGTACGGGTTGCTGATGACCGACTGTCACATGCCAAACATGGACGGCTTTGAATTGACCGAGCATGTCCGGAACGGCCACGCGGGAATCGATCCGGAACTTACGGTCATTGCAATCACGGCGAACGCCCTGTTGGGTGAAGCGGACCGATGCCTTGCCGCCGGCATGAATGACTACCTGTCGAAACCGGTGAGCCTGAAGGTCCTGAATGACACACTGCGTCGCTGGATGCCGCTGGCCCATGACGAGGAAAGGGTGCAGCCGGAGGCCGCTGACCCGATTTTTATCGACACCAGTATCCTGGCGGAACTGGTTGGCGATGACGACGAGGCAATCAACGCGTTGCTGGCGAGCTTTCTTGAAAATATGACAGGGAATTATGAAGAACTGCTGACGTCGCGGGAGGGTGACAGGGACGTGCTTGATCGGGCCGTACACAGATTCGCCGGTGCGGCGCGAACGGCGGGTGCTGTGCCGCTGAGCCGGTTGCTCGACAATCTTCGCGATGTTCTGACGGGGGGTGTCGATGCTGATGTCGACAACGTGCTGGCGCAGGTTGCCGATGTCGTCGAAAAGACCCGCGCCAATATAATTTCCCGGGCCGGGCCGGCACATTGA
- a CDS encoding aminotransferase class V-fold PLP-dependent enzyme, translated as MTIPNQRHLFDIPADITYLNCASYSPLLRSVVAAGEMGLARKAHPWEPIFHDAEAEVERARDLFARIVGATADDIAVAPSTSYGIATAAANLAAGPGQDVVVLEQQFPSNYHAWRQLAADSGARLVAVPRPADGNWADAVMAHLGPDTAIVALPPCHWTDGSRVDLVPIGARCREIGAAFVIDATQYIGAAPLDIAELQPDFLACSAYKWLLCPYTLAFLYAAPHRQRGRPLERRTDAPVENARRYDMGERYNFINMPMAVAALTQVLDWTPAAVAATLAPLTRRAADAARERGLAVPPDAHRVAHFIGLRRPGGLPEGLDRKLAEDGVYVALRGDAVRISPYLFSDTGDIDRFFAALDRHI; from the coding sequence ATGACCATCCCCAACCAGCGGCATCTGTTCGATATTCCCGCCGATATCACATACCTGAACTGCGCCTCCTATTCGCCGCTGTTGCGCAGCGTTGTCGCCGCCGGCGAAATGGGCCTTGCCCGCAAGGCGCATCCCTGGGAGCCGATTTTTCACGACGCGGAGGCGGAAGTCGAACGGGCGCGGGATCTGTTCGCGCGCATCGTCGGCGCCACGGCCGACGATATCGCCGTGGCGCCGTCCACCAGCTACGGGATCGCCACCGCCGCCGCCAATCTTGCCGCCGGTCCGGGCCAGGACGTCGTGGTGCTGGAACAGCAGTTTCCGTCCAATTATCACGCCTGGCGGCAGCTCGCGGCGGATTCAGGCGCGCGACTGGTCGCGGTGCCACGGCCGGCGGATGGCAACTGGGCAGATGCCGTCATGGCGCATCTGGGCCCGGATACGGCGATTGTGGCCCTGCCGCCGTGCCACTGGACCGATGGCAGCCGCGTCGACCTCGTCCCCATCGGCGCCCGCTGCCGGGAAATCGGCGCCGCCTTCGTCATCGACGCGACGCAGTATATCGGCGCCGCGCCGCTCGACATTGCCGAACTCCAGCCCGATTTTCTCGCCTGCTCCGCCTATAAATGGCTGCTCTGCCCCTATACGCTGGCGTTCCTGTACGCCGCGCCGCACCGGCAGCGGGGCCGCCCCCTGGAGCGGCGCACCGATGCGCCGGTCGAAAACGCGCGGCGCTATGACATGGGCGAACGCTACAATTTCATCAACATGCCGATGGCCGTGGCCGCCCTGACGCAGGTGCTGGACTGGACGCCGGCGGCGGTCGCCGCGACCCTTGCGCCGCTGACCCGGCGCGCCGCCGATGCCGCGCGCGAGCGGGGCCTCGCCGTGCCGCCGGACGCCCACCGGGTGGCGCATTTCATCGGATTGCGGCGGCCCGGCGGCCTGCCGGAAGGGCTGGACAGGAAACTCGCCGAAGACGGCGTTTACGTCGCGCTGCGCGGCGACGCGGTCCGGATCAGCCCGTACCTGTTCAGCGATACCGGCGATATCGACCGGTTCTTCGCGGCGCTCGACCGGCATATTTGA
- a CDS encoding type IV secretory system conjugative DNA transfer family protein, which produces MFSHFEASAFCVGPSGSGKSTKIIETNVMALKGYDKTVIDFKADLTPILAGVLRKRGENVKILNLGGLFADIVGESDEYNPLHIVADEYWRPGGLQDVSDTGFEMCLQLYPEPIVVKLWRQDGRNGPYVTATLGRTYQNEQTGEYGESRSLGGSEVLKAQALLGKANEEMIRWRDYYKETERRQVPEQGETPTLDPDRNTVVPTPARDVPEKRPAAHGRETGPELLQEKLSGQPTPRRTYDGILEHTLEFLANPCKLWHSERFEHKRTVLRLAFAERLAYCRNKGYRTPETTLPFKVLGGLCNPINEMVPQERLELPT; this is translated from the coding sequence ATCTTTTCCCACTTTGAGGCATCGGCTTTCTGTGTCGGTCCGAGCGGTTCGGGCAAGAGTACCAAAATAATCGAAACGAACGTCATGGCCCTGAAGGGCTATGACAAGACGGTGATCGATTTCAAGGCCGACCTCACGCCCATCCTGGCCGGTGTCCTGCGAAAGCGAGGTGAGAACGTAAAAATCCTTAACCTCGGGGGCTTGTTTGCCGACATCGTCGGCGAGTCCGATGAGTACAATCCGCTTCACATCGTCGCCGATGAGTACTGGCGTCCCGGCGGGTTGCAGGACGTTTCGGATACGGGCTTCGAGATGTGTTTGCAGCTTTACCCGGAGCCCATCGTCGTCAAGCTGTGGCGGCAGGACGGCAGGAACGGCCCCTATGTGACCGCGACCCTGGGCCGCACCTATCAGAACGAACAGACCGGCGAATACGGCGAATCCCGCTCGCTGGGCGGATCGGAAGTTCTGAAGGCGCAGGCGCTGCTGGGCAAGGCGAACGAGGAGATGATCCGCTGGCGCGACTATTACAAGGAAACCGAACGCCGGCAGGTACCGGAACAGGGGGAAACGCCCACGCTGGACCCTGACCGGAATACGGTCGTACCCACTCCGGCACGGGACGTGCCGGAAAAACGCCCGGCGGCGCACGGTCGTGAAACGGGACCGGAGCTCCTACAGGAAAAACTCAGCGGCCAGCCCACGCCGCGCCGGACCTATGATGGAATTCTAGAACACACCCTGGAATTCCTCGCAAACCCTTGTAAACTCTGGCATTCCGAGCGCTTCGAACACAAAAGAACCGTGCTCAGACTGGCGTTTGCGGAGCGTCTGGCATACTGCCGAAACAAGGGCTATAGAACACCAGAAACAACCTTACCTTTCAAGGTGTTAGGTGGTCTCTGCAACCCGATAAATGAGATGGTGCCGCAGGAGAGACTTGAACTCCCGACCTGA